A DNA window from Xyrauchen texanus isolate HMW12.3.18 chromosome 6, RBS_HiC_50CHRs, whole genome shotgun sequence contains the following coding sequences:
- the LOC127645158 gene encoding uncharacterized protein LOC127645158: MMLLAFLLFFWLADDSLGSVITPVQTEVYQTEGENITLSCNISSAVTLFWYHQYPRSAPEFIFNFLHATGNILQKSKVMDLDTRFSGELNEKKTSMILEISSAKLTDSAMYYCALEPTQQRHTMPFSFTTMLTFVLLLLILTEGNSVKEGITPYSDAAFATERESVTLSCNYTGSVDSLHWYRQYTGSSPQFLILEYYGKSRYADPPVPGISINHRKESTSVDLEISSAAVSDSALYYCALQPTVTGKLCTPYKNLTDSLNAR; encoded by the exons ATGATGCTTTtggcttttcttttgttcttttggcTTGCAG ATGACAGTCTTGGGAGTGTCATCACACCAGTCCAAACTGAGGTATATCAGACAGAAGGGGAAAATATAACACTATCCTGCAACATCTCCTCAGCAGTGACTTTATTTTGGTATCACCAATATCCCAGATCGGCTCCAGAATTTATTTTCAACTTTCTACATGCTACAGGGAACATTTTACAAAAGTCTAAAGTTATGGATCTAGATACTCGATTCTCTGGAGAACTAAATGAGAAGAAAACCAGTATGATTCTGGAAATCTCTTCTGCTAAATTAACAGACTCTGCAATGTACTACTGTGCCCTGGAGCCCACA CAGCAGAGGCACACTATGCCTTTTTCTTTTACCACAATGTTGACTTTTGTTCTTTTATTACTGATATTAACTGAAG gtaACAGTGTTAAAGAAGGCATCACCCCATATAGTGATGCAGCATTTGCCACTGAACGTGAGAGTGTGACTCTGTCTTGTAACTACACTGGTTCTGTTGATAGTCTTCACTGGTATCGGCAATACACCGGTTCATCTCCACAGTTCCTCATATTGGAATACTATGGCAAATCTAGATACGCTGATCCTCCAGTTCCTGGAATCTCCATTAATCACAGAAAAGAAAGCACTAGTGTGGATCTAGAGATCTCCTCTGCTGCAGTATCAGACTCTGCTCTATACTACTGCGCCCTGCAGCCCACAGTGACAGGAAAACTCTGCACACCAtacaaaaacctgactgacagtcTTAACGCAAGATAG